A window of Theropithecus gelada isolate Dixy chromosome 14, Tgel_1.0, whole genome shotgun sequence contains these coding sequences:
- the LOC112606879 gene encoding olfactory receptor 8B8 yields MKMAAENSSFLTEFIFAGLTDQPGVQIPLFFLFLGFYVVTVVGNLGLITLIGLNSHLHTPMYFFLYNLSFIDFCYSSVITPKMLMSFVSKKNSISYAGCMTQLFFFLFFVVSESFILSAMAYDRYVAICNPLLYTVTMSPQVCLLLLLGVYGMGFAGAMAHTACMMGVTFCANNLVNHYMCDILPLLERACTSTYVNELVVFVVVGIDIGVPTVTIFISYALILSSILHIRSTEGRSKAFSTCSSHIIAVSLFFGSGAFMYLKPSSILPMNQGKVSSLFYTTLVPMLNPLIYSLRNKDVKVALKKILNKNAFS; encoded by the coding sequence ATGAAAATGGCTGCCGAGAATTCCTCCTTCCTGACAGAGTTTATCTTCGCAGGCTTAACCGACCAACCGGGAGTCCAGATCCCcctcttcttcctgtttctaGGCTTCTATGTGGTCACTGTGGTGGGGAACCTGGGCTTGATAACCCTGATAGGGCTCAATTCTCACCTGCACACCCCTATGTACTTCTTCCTCTATAACTTGTCCTTCATAGATTTCTGCTATTCCAGTGTTAtcactcccaaaatgctgatgaGTTTTGTCTCGAAGAAGAACAGCATCTCCTACGCTGGGTGTATGACTCagctcttcttctttcttttctttgttgtctCTGAGTCCTTCATCCTGTCAGCGATGGCGTATGACCGCTACGTGGCCATCTGTAACCCACTGTTATACACGGTCACCATGTCTCCCCAGGTGTGTTTGCTCCTTTTGCTGGGTGTCTATGGGATGGGGTTTGCTGGGGCCATGGCCCACACAGCGTGCATGATGGGTGTGACCTTCTGTGCCAATAACCTTGTCAACCACTACATGTGTGACATCCTTCCCCTTCTCGAGCGTGCTTGCACCAGCACCTATGTGAATGAGCTGGTAGTGTTTGTTGTTGTGGGCATCGATATTGGTGTGCCCACAGTCACCATCTTCATTTCCTATGCTCTCATTCTCTCCAGCATCCTCCACATTCGTTCCACGGAGGGCAGGTCCAAAGCCTTCAGCACCTGCAGCTCCCACATAATTGCAGTTTCTCTGTTCTTTGGGTCAGGAGCATTCATGTATCTCAAACCCTCTTCTATTTTACCTATGAACCAGGGCAAGGTGTCTTCCCTGTTCTATACCACTCTGGTGCCCATGCTCAACCCATTAATTTATAGCCTGAGGAATAAGGACGTCAAAGTTGCTCTAAAGAAAATCTTGAACAAAAATGCGTTCTCCTGA